The Phacochoerus africanus isolate WHEZ1 chromosome 3, ROS_Pafr_v1, whole genome shotgun sequence genome window below encodes:
- the LOC125122353 gene encoding small cysteine and glycine repeat-containing protein 6-like: MGCCGCGSCGGCGGCGGCGGCSSGCGGCGGGCGGCNSCTSCRCYRVGCCSGCCPCCCGCCGGCCSTPVVCCYRRTCSCNACGCGCGCGKGCCQQKSCCQQKHCCKKQCCC, translated from the coding sequence atgggctgctgtggctgtggaagttGTGGTGGCTGCGGAGGCTGCGGTGGTTGCGGTGGCTGCAGCAGTGGCTGCGGTGGCTGCGGTGGTGGCTGTGGCGGCTGCAACAGCTGCACCAGCTGCAGATGCTACCGGGTGGGCTGCTGCTCCggctgctgcccctgctgctgtggctgctgtgggggCTGCTGCAGCACCCCCGTGGTCTGCTGCTACCGCCGCACCTGCAGCTGCAAcgcgtgtggctgtggctgtggctgtgggaaggGCTGTTGCCAGCAGAAGAGCTGCTGCCAGCAGAAGCACTGCTGCAAGAAGCAGTGCTGCTGCTAG
- the LOC125122001 gene encoding small cysteine and glycine repeat-containing protein 6-like, translating to MGCCGCGSCGGCGGCGGCGGCSSGYGGCGGGCGGCNSCTSCRCYRVGCCSGCCPCCCGCCGGCCSTPVVCCYRRTCSCNSCGCGCGCGKGCCQQKSCCQQKSYCKKQCCS from the coding sequence atgggctgctgtggctgtggaagttGTGGTGGCTGCGGAGGCTGCGGTGGTTGCGGTGGCTGCAGCAGTGGCTACGGTGGCTGCGGTGGTGGCTGTGGCGGCTGCAACAGCTGCACCAGCTGCAGATGCTACCGGGTGGGCTGCTGCTCCggctgctgcccctgctgctgtggctgctgtgggggCTGCTGCAGCACCCCCGTGGTCTGCTGCTACCGCCgcacctgcagctgcaactcgtgtggctgtggctgtggctgtgggaaggGCTGTTGCCAGCAGAAGAGCTGCTGCCAGCAGAAAAGCTATTGCAAGAAGCAGTGCTGCTCCTAG